From the Streptomyces sp. NBC_01216 genome, the window CGGATCGTCACCCGGGGCGACGGAACCGCGGGTGAGGACGTGTCGCACGCGATCGGCACCGTCGTGGGCCTTCCGGAGCGGCTGGCCGAGGAGGCCACGCTGGAGGTCCGCGGCGAAGTGCTCATGACCACTGATCAGTTCGAGGCGGCCAACCCCGTGCGGGTGGCCCACGGTGGCGAGCCCTTCGCCAATCCGCGCAACGCCGCGGCGGGCACGCTGCGGGCCAGGGACCGGGCGTACACCGTCGAGATGACCTTCTTCGCCTACGACGTGCTGCCGTCGGGTGAGGCCGGGGGGCCCGCCGGGGCCACGGCCGTCGAGCCTGCCGCCGGGGGCCTGGAGCACTGGCCCCACAGCGAACTCCTCGCGTACGCGGCGGCCCTGGGGCTGCACACCTCCGCGGCCACCGCCGTTCCGGGCCGCGTGGTCACCGGGGCGGGGGTAGTGCTGGACCGGGTCGCTGAGATAGCCGCCCTCCGAGCCGAACTGCCCTTCGGCATCGACGGCATCGTGATCAAGGCCGACCTCGCGGCCGACCGGAGGGACGCCGGTTCCGGTTCGCGCGCGCCACGCTGGGCCGTCGCCTACAAGCTGCCCGCCGTGGAGAAGATCACCCGGCTGCTCGGCGTCGAGTGGAACGTCGGGCGCACGGGCATCATCGCGCCCCGCGCCGTCCTGGAGCCGGTGGAGATCGACGGCAGCACCGTCACCTACGCCACGCTGCACAACCCCTCGGACATCACCCGTCGCGATCTGCGCCTGGGCGACCACGTGATGGTCTACAAGGCGGGGGACATCATTCCCAGGGTGGAGGCGCCGGTCGCCCGGCTGCGCACCGGCGAGGAGGAGCCGATCGGCTTCCCCGAGGCGTGTCCGCAGTGCGGGTCCGAGATCGACCGCAGCGAGCAGCGGTGGCGCTGTGTCCGTGGCCGCGACTGCCATCTCGTGGCGTCCCTCTCCTATGCGGTGGGCCGCGACCAGCTCGACATCGAGGGGCTGGGCGTGAGCCGGATCGTCCAGCTCGTGGACGCCGCTCTCGTCGCCGACCTGGCCGACCTGTTCACCCTCACCCGGGAGCGGCTCCTCGGCCTCGACCGGATGGGCGAGACCAGCGCGGACAACCTCCTCGCGGCGATCGCCACGGCGCGCACCCGACCGCTCAGCCGTGTGCTGTGCGCCCTCGGCGTCCGGGGAACCGGGCGCTCCATGTCCCGTCGCATCGCACGCCACTTCGCCACCATGGACCACATCCGGGCGGCCGACGCGGAGGCGATGCGGCAGGTCGAGGGCATCGGCGCAGAGAAGGCACCGGTCATCGTCGCCGAACTCGCCGAACTGGCCTCCGTCGTCGACAAGCTGGTCGCCGTCGGGGTGAACATGACCGAACCCGGAGTCACTCCGCCGCCTCCGCCCGGCAGCGAGACGCAGCCCCCGGAAGGGGCCCGCGAAGCCGGACCCCTCGCCGGCCTGGCCGTGGTCGTCACCGGCGCGATGACCGGACCGCTGCAAGCGCTGAGCCGCAACCAGATGAACGAACTGATCGAACGGGCCGGAGGCAAGTCCTCCTCCAGCGTCTCCCGGCGCACCGGACTGGTGGTGGCCGGTGAGAAGGCCGGCTCCAAGCGGGACAAGGCCGAGGACCTGGGCATCCGCCTCATGGACCCGGACGAGTTCGCGGCAATGCTGGGGGACTTCCTCCCGCGCTGACCGCCGCTCGGCCCCCTCCACGCACGGGGGCGGACGTGGTCCGCCGGTCCGAGGCCACCCCACATAGAGAGCGAAGCTCAGGCGCCGGTCTCGTCCCGCCGCCCGGTCCGGCGCCGCCACACCCACAGGGTCAGCGCCGCGGCGAGCGCCGAGCCCACCAGAGCCGGCGGGAGTCCCGCCCACGGACCGGCGGGGGCGGCCGCGGACCACGGCGCCTCGCTCGGCGCTTCCGCGCCCGGCGCGTCGAGCGCCGCGACCCGGGCCGGCGGGGCCTCGACGCTTCCGGCCGCCGATGCCGTCGCCCCGCCGGTCGGAGACGTCGATGCCTCGGGACCGGCCGCCGCCGGAGTCGCCCCGGCCGCGGCCTTCGCCGGACGGGGCGGCAGCGGCGCGGCCTTCTTCTCCGCCTCCTTCGCCGGCGCGGGACCGAGCGAGCCCACGGGGCGTACGTGGCCGGCCGCCTCGAAGCCCCAGTCGAGCAGGGAGCGCGCCTCCTCGTACACGGAGAGACCGCCGCCCCGCTGCGGGTTCATCACGGAGACGACCAGCGTCCGGGCACCACGCCGGGCCGCGGCGATCAGGGTGTTTCCCGCTCCGCTGGTGTAGCCGTTCTTGACGCCGATGATCCCCGGATAGCGCTCCACCCCGTCCTCACCGGTCACCAGGCGGTTGGTGTTGCGAATGCCGTACGACCACGAGCCGGAAGGGAACTGCGCGTACCGGGTGGAGCAGTACCGGACGAACGCGGGGTCCTGGAGTCCGGCGCGGCCGAAGACCGCCAGGTCGTACGCGGAGGACACCTGTCCCGGCGCGTCGTAGCCGTCGGGGGACACGACACGGGTGTCGCGCGCGCCGAGGGCCTTCGCCTTCGCCTGCATCTGACGGGACACGGACTCCCAGCCGCCGTTCATCGCCGCGAGGACGTGGACCGCGTCGTTGCCGGAACTGAGGAAGACACCGTTCCACAGGTCGGAGACCTTGTAGGTGTAGCCGGCCTGGACCCCGACCAGGCTGCTGCCCGCGCCGATGCCCTCCAGTTCCCGCTCGATGACGGTGTGCCGCTGTTCGTGGGGAAGGCGGGGAAGCGCGGTGACCGCGAAGAGCGTCTTGAGCGTACTGGCCGGCGGCAGCCGCCGGTGCGCGTCGTGCGCCGCCAGCACCTCGCCCGAACCGGCGTCGGCCACCACCCACGAGAGGGCCGAGACCGAGGACGGCACGTCGGGCGCGTCCGACAGTGGCTGCACCTGCGTTCCGCTCCGGTACAGGCGCGTGGGATCGACGAAGCGTTTCGCGGGGGGCGTGGGCTCGGCAACGGACGAAGCCGAGGCCACCGGGGCGGGCAGGGCGAGCAGCAGCGCCGTGGCGCCGACGACGGCGTGACGGACAGCGGACGTGACGATCATTCAGCTACCGTAGAGAGCGGTCGTACAATCCGCCGATCAGACTGCGCCGGGCGGCGTACGGAAAAGGGCCCCTACGGGGGACGTCCCCCCGCCGAACGGCCCTCTCCGCCCCCTTGTCTCCCGGCCCTCCCGGCCCTCCCGGCCCTCCCGTCGCTCCGCACGGCCCGTGCGACCGGACGCGGGTGACGGCGCGTCGGGAGAAGAGGTGAGGCGGTCTCGTCCCCCCTATCCCGGGTTCGTACCTCCCTCGCGCTCGCACCCCAGGCCGCGCGCCTGCGGGCACGGGTCGGCGGCGACGTGTCGCGCACCGCGGAAAGGGCGCCGGAGTCCTTCCGCGCCTGCCGCCTGCCCGCCCGCGGAGACGGGAGGTCCGGGCGCACCGGGTGGCGCGGGAGCCCCGCGCCGTGTACGCCCCCCGGGAGCCCCCCCGGCGGAACCGCCTTCACGCTCCGTCGTCCGGGGGGCGGAGGTCCGTTCGCGCCGCCGAGGACCGCGGGCGGGGCGGCGTGCCGGTCCGGACGCGGGGAGGGGGCCGGGGCACGGGTGAGCAGCCGGAGCAGTGCGGCCGCCGCGAGCCGCAGGATGGCGACGGCCGCCAGAAGGACCGGGGCCGGTGCCCCTGCCGCCGGCCCCGTCAGCCCGGCGCCGACGGACGCCGCCGAGCTCTTGCGGCCCGCCCCGAGCGTGAACACCTGGGTGCGCGGTCCGGGCCGGTATGGCGGCGCTGCTCGCCCGCCATGGTGAGGACCCCCGAGACCTCACCGAGGCGGCCGTTCTCCGAACGGGACGCCGACGCCTTGCGCACGGCCGTCGCGCGGATCACCGAGGTGCTCACCACGGACGACACCGACCGCGTCGCGGCGTCGCTCAACGCGCTCCTCGCCGCGCACGCCGCCGCACCCCGGCTCTCCCGTCACGACGGCCACCCCTGGTACCTGCACGTCGACCGCGGCGAGGACGCGGGCTGGGCCGACTGGTTCCTCGCCGCGAGCGCCCTCGCGCAGATCCTCACCGCATACGGCCGCGTCACCTGGGGTGCCTGCGCCGCCGACGGCTGTTCCACGCTCTACCTGGGCACCGGGCCCGGCAGCGCCCGGCGCTACCGCTCCGCGGCCTGCGCCTCCCGCGCCCGCCGTCGCCGCCCACCGGCGACGACGGCGGGCATGAGCAACCCACTGCCCGGACAGGTTCGTTGACCGTAGGATCTGACCGTTCCCGCGATCAGTCCGGCCCGCTTCCGCCGTCAGGAGTGCCCGTTGAACGCAACGCCCCACCGCCTCGACCCCGCCGGCGGCTGCCCGCACGCGGCCAACGCCCGGCTGCTGGCGCAGGGGGCCGTGGCCCCGGTGGTGCTGCCCGGTGAGGTCGAGGGCATGGCCGTCCTCGGACACGACGCGCTGCGCGACTTC encodes:
- the ligA gene encoding NAD-dependent DNA ligase LigA, translating into MDGMTTTPVLADAAAYARAAVDAQQAAAAYYAGGTSPLDDDAYDRLSRSIAAWEAAHPDQVHADSPTGKVAGGAAGGDVPHTRPMLSLDNVFSGDQFTAWASSLERRIGRSVERWSVEPKLDGLAVAARYERGRLARIVTRGDGTAGEDVSHAIGTVVGLPERLAEEATLEVRGEVLMTTDQFEAANPVRVAHGGEPFANPRNAAAGTLRARDRAYTVEMTFFAYDVLPSGEAGGPAGATAVEPAAGGLEHWPHSELLAYAAALGLHTSAATAVPGRVVTGAGVVLDRVAEIAALRAELPFGIDGIVIKADLAADRRDAGSGSRAPRWAVAYKLPAVEKITRLLGVEWNVGRTGIIAPRAVLEPVEIDGSTVTYATLHNPSDITRRDLRLGDHVMVYKAGDIIPRVEAPVARLRTGEEEPIGFPEACPQCGSEIDRSEQRWRCVRGRDCHLVASLSYAVGRDQLDIEGLGVSRIVQLVDAALVADLADLFTLTRERLLGLDRMGETSADNLLAAIATARTRPLSRVLCALGVRGTGRSMSRRIARHFATMDHIRAADAEAMRQVEGIGAEKAPVIVAELAELASVVDKLVAVGVNMTEPGVTPPPPPGSETQPPEGAREAGPLAGLAVVVTGAMTGPLQALSRNQMNELIERAGGKSSSSVSRRTGLVVAGEKAGSKRDKAEDLGIRLMDPDEFAAMLGDFLPR
- a CDS encoding D-alanyl-D-alanine carboxypeptidase family protein → MIVTSAVRHAVVGATALLLALPAPVASASSVAEPTPPAKRFVDPTRLYRSGTQVQPLSDAPDVPSSVSALSWVVADAGSGEVLAAHDAHRRLPPASTLKTLFAVTALPRLPHEQRHTVIERELEGIGAGSSLVGVQAGYTYKVSDLWNGVFLSSGNDAVHVLAAMNGGWESVSRQMQAKAKALGARDTRVVSPDGYDAPGQVSSAYDLAVFGRAGLQDPAFVRYCSTRYAQFPSGSWSYGIRNTNRLVTGEDGVERYPGIIGVKNGYTSGAGNTLIAAARRGARTLVVSVMNPQRGGGLSVYEEARSLLDWGFEAAGHVRPVGSLGPAPAKEAEKKAAPLPPRPAKAAAGATPAAAGPEASTSPTGGATASAAGSVEAPPARVAALDAPGAEAPSEAPWSAAAPAGPWAGLPPALVGSALAAALTLWVWRRRTGRRDETGA